AGTGGTGTGTATTGGTTCAGGTCACGGGTGGATTTATCGCCAAATATCTTGCGAAGTAATTTCTCCAGCATAACTTGCTTCCTTTATCGTATCCGCTGTTTATGGACGGATGGGCTTCTTAAAAAATGGTTGCGCCAGAAAATCATCTCTGCTTTTTGTGTCAATACTTTAATATCGGATAGAGCCAGATTTGGCGAAAAATTGTGTTTCTTCGTTGACTCAGGTTTATGTTCCCTGATTTTTTGCGAGCGGGAGTTTTCAGCAGTTTTAGGCTTGCAAGGTGATCCGTTTTATCTATTTTTAAAGAAATCCAAACCGAGTGCCCGCAGGAAGTTTTCCCGTGCTGCCCGTTCGGATAACTGGATTTCATCAATCACGGGCAACTGAGGAAAAGCCTTCATGAACGCCGCTGCGAAGATACCCGTTCCATTTTTACTGCAAGTCCCACCAAGCCGGGGAAAAAGCTCCACATTGCGCAAACCGCAGGAAGGGGATTTGCTTTTAAACACAAAACCGCTGAGCCCTTCACAAGCCAGCTCGGTTATCCTTTTTTCCAGCCAATCCCAGATTTGCTTGCTGAGGTCAATGCCGGTGTTTAGCGTCAGCAAACGTGGATTATCCCGTTCTC
This portion of the Candidatus Cloacimonadota bacterium genome encodes:
- a CDS encoding DUF523 domain-containing protein; the protein is MDRIFPPGKNVVGAQAVPRLKIGVSACLLGNKVRYDGGHKLEPWLLEALGLHVTYVPVCPEVECGLCIPREPMVLVGERDNPRLLTLNTGIDLSKQIWDWLEKRITELACEGLSGFVFKSKSPSCGLRNVELFPRLGGTCSKNGTGIFAAAFMKAFPQLPVIDEIQLSERAARENFLRALGLDFFKNR